Sequence from the Sphingobacteriaceae bacterium GW460-11-11-14-LB5 genome:
TAATTTTTGGCGTAAAAAAACCTCGCAAGCTTTAAAACCTGCGAGGCTTCTGAGTAATTCTTCATTTCGCACCGTCATCCTGAACTTGTTTCAGGATCTATCCTATCATTATGATGTTGAATTAAATTCAGCAAGACAACCTTGCCTAATCCAGCTGTTCTTTTTTATTGATAAAAAAGTAGACCGGCACACCCAGCAAAACAATCACAAGTCCTGGCCAGGTATATTGTTGTTTATAAATTAAGAGTAAAATGCAAAATGCTGCCCCGATCAATAAGTAAATAATCGGTGTAATTGGATATAACCAGGTTTTATAGGGCCTCTCAAGCTTAGGTTGTTTTATCCTTAAATAAATCACGCCAAAAACAGTAATCATATAAAAAAGCACAATCACAAAGGAGATCATATCTAACAGGTTACCATATTGTCCGCTTAAACATAAAGCAGATGCCCAAATGCCCTGCATCCACAGCGACTTTTCAGGAACTCCATTTTTATTATTTTTAAGTGCTGCTTTAAAAAACATTCCATCTTTTGCCATGGTTTGAAAAACCCTTGCACCGGCTAACACGATTCCATTAACACAACCAAAAGTAGAAATCATCACCAGCAAGGCAATTACAATGGTACCAATTCCACTGCCAAAAATTTGCTCTGAAGCGGCAACAGCAACCCGATCGTTAAGGGCAAAAGCAATGCTATCTCTGTTTAGGGTATTGAGATAGATAAAATTAACCAATAAATAAAGAATCATAACTGCTGAGGTACCCAAAACCATAGAACGTACTACATTTTTTTTGGGGTTTTCGATTTCTCCTGAAACAAAAGTTACATTTTCCCAGGCCACGCTCGAGAATACCGAACCGACCATTGCTGCTGCAATCCCCCCCATTATTGTCATACCGGAAATGGATTCCCAGCCGGATTTCAGGAAATTCCCGCTTGCATCTGTTTTAAGATTATTAAAAGCACTCGATCCAAAACCCAAATTTTCAGCCCAAAAGCTGTTCTTTACCAGGAAGAAGCCTAAAATAATTAAACCAATTAAAGCCACAATTTTAGATCCTGTAAAAATATTCTGTAAGATTTTACCACTTTCAACACCTTTTGTGTTGATATAAGTTAAAAGCAGAATAACACCAATGGCCAAAATCTGTATCCAGGTAATTTTATAGCCGCCGCTTTGAAAAATTGGAGCTGCATCGTTTAACGCAGGGATTAGATAGGCTGTAAATTTACCAAAAGCTACAGCTACAGCTGCAATAGTTCCGGTTTGAATGACCGTAAACAAGCCCCAGCCATAAAGAAATCCCATCATTTTACCGAAAATCTCTTTCAGATAAGTATACTGCCCACCTGCTTTAGGAAACATAGAAGAAAGTTCGCCATAAGAAATTGCAGCTGCAACCGTCATTACTCCGGTTATCACCCATACCACAATCAACCAATAACCAGAACCTAAGTTCCGCATGATATCGGCACTAACAATAAAGATACCGCTTCCGATCATTGAGCCCATTACCAGCATTGTCGCATCAAAAAGGCTTAATTTTCTTTTAGAAGGCCCATCTTCTTTTTCAATTTTCATTTTTAGTTGAGTTTAGTTTGTGGCTAATTTATTTAAAAAAAAGAAATTAGGCGTGCTTACCCTGTATTATTTTAATGCTGCGAATTTTTATTTGCCCTGATCATGAAAATTTTAATCACAAGAAAAATATTTTATTATCTTGCTAGCTATAAGTACGTAGTTTGGGGAGAGACGTTTGGCGCTTAGTGTTTGAGATAAACTAAACAATTAACCGATTTATACAGTTCACCAATAAACAACATAATAACCAAATATAAAACCAATTATTAACTATGGATTTTTTACAAAACAATTTAATTTACTGTATCCCGGCCCTGGGCCTTGTCGGGATTATAGTTATGATGATTAAAAGCGCCTGGGTAAACAAGCAGGATGCAGGTGATAAAAACATGCAGGAACTTGCCGGCTATATAGCCGATGGCGCCATGGCCTTCTTAAAAGCCGAATGGAGAGTATTAAGCATTTTTGCTGTTTTTACGGCTGCGCTTCTGGCCTACTCGGGAACCATTACCGAAATTAAAGGTGTTCCGATGCATTCGAGCTGGATTATCTCTATCTCTTTTATTATAGGAGCGGTATTTTCTGCAACTGCAGGTTATATCGGAATGAAATCGGCCACTAAGGCGAATGTTAGAACCACACAGGCGGCCAGAACCAGTTTAAAACAAGCATTGAAAGTTTCGTTTACCGGCGGTACCGTAATGGGCTTAGGTGTAGCTGGCCTTGCTGTTTTAGGTTTGGGTGGCTTATTTATTGTGTTTTTAAAACATTTTAACGTTGTATCTGTAAACAGCGTTGAAATGAAAACGGCTATAGAAGTTTTAACTGGTTTTTCTTTAGGTGCAGAATCTATTGCTTTATTCGCCCGTGTTGGTGGTGGTATTTACACCAAAGCTGCCGATGTTGGTGCAGATTTAGTGGGTAAAGTTGAAGCCGGGATTCCTGAAGATGATGTACGCAACCCGGCAACTATTGCCGATAACGTGGGTGATAATGTGGGTGATGTTGCCGGTATGGGCGCCGATTTATTTGGCTCATATGTGGCAACCATATTGGCCACCATGGTTTTAGGACAGGAAATTGATGTAAAAGACAATTTTGGAGGCATGTCTCCTATCCTCTTGCCGATGGTCATCTGCGGATTGGGTATTATATTTTCGATTATCGGAACCTGGTTTGTAACCATAAAAGATGAAAAATCGAACGTACAAACCGCTTTAAATTTAGGTAACTGGTCATCAATCCTGATTACGGCAGTTGCTTCATTTTTTATTGTGAAATGGATGTTACCAGAAACCCTTAACCTACGTGGTTATGAGTTTTCGAGTATAAATGTATTCTATGCCATTATTGTGGGTTTGGTAGTGGGTACCATTATGAGTCTTGTTACCGAGTATTTTACGGCAATGGGCAAAGGACCTGTAAATTCTATTATCCAGCAATCGTCAACAGGGCATGCTACCAATATTATTGCAGGTTTAGCGGTTGGAATGAAATCGACCGTGATTCCGATTTTGGTATTGGCCGGAGGGATTATGTTATCTTATCATTTTGCAGGTTTATATGGCGTGGCAATTGCCGCAGCAGGGATGATGGCCACTACGGCGATGCAATTGGCGATTGATGCTTTCGGACCAATTGCAGATAATGCAGGCGGTATTGCCGAAATGAGTCAGTTGCCACCAGAAGTACGTGAGCGTACCGATAATTTAGACGCGGTTGGAAATACAACTGCTGCCACGGGTAAAGGATTTGCGATTGCATCTGCAGCATTAACCTCTCTGGCATTATTTGCCGCTTTTGTAGGTATTGCGGGCATTACAGCAATCGATATTTATAAAGCTCCGGTTCTTGCCGGTTTGTTTGTAGGTGGTATGATCCCTTTTATCTTTTCGGCGCTTTGTATCCAGGCAGTGGGTAAAGCGGCTATGGACATGGTACAGGAAGTTCGCCGCCAGTTTAGAGAAATTCCGGGCATTATGGAATATAAAGCCAAACCAGAGTATGAAAAATGTGTAGCCATTTCTACCAAAGCCTCTATCCGCGAAATGATGATGCCAGGCGCTATCGCCTTAATTACGCCGATTATTGTCGGTTTTACTTTCGGTCCTGAAGTTTTGGGTGGATTATTAGCCGGAGTAACGGTTACGGGTGTATTAATGGGTATCTTCCAAAGTAATGCAGGCGGCGCCTGGGATAATGCCAAAAAATCTTTTGAGCAGGGTGTAATGATTAATGGCGAAATGCACTACAAAAAATCAGAACCACATAAAGCTTCTGTAACTGGCGATACTGTTGGAGACCCTTTTAAAGATACTTCGGGCCCTTCAATGAACATTTTAATCAAATTAATGTCTATTGTTTCACTAGTTATTGCTCCATACATCGCAGTTAAGGCAATTGCAGGCGAACACAAGCTAGAAGTTCGAAAAGAAATCAGAATTGAGCAAAAAACGGATAGTTTAGGACATAATATTGCCGATACTTTAATAAACACTACCGATACCTTAAGCCGTTAGTTGTAAAATCATAGATATAATAAAAGTAAAAGGGATTTTTAACCAAAATCCCTTTTACTTTTCCGTAATTTTTAATTACGTTTGGGGCTGAATTAATCTAAACAAAAACTATAATATGGGTTTATTTACTAAAAAGCCAATGCATCTATTGCTTGAAGAAGCAGGTGATTCAGGCAAAGGCTTAAAGCGCACACTTAGTGCAGGTGCATTAGTTGCATTAGGTGTTGGGGCTATTATTGGTGCCGGACTATTTGTTCGTACGGCTGCTGCAGCCGCTCAAAATGCTGGTCCATCAGTTACAATCGGTTTTATAATAGCGGCAATAGGCTGTGCTTTGGCAGGCTTATGTTACGCTGAGCTCTCTTCTTCTATTCCAATCTCTGGTAGTGCATATACTTATACTTATGCCACCATGGGCGAGTTAATGGCCTGGGTTATTGGCTGGGATTTGGTGTTAGAATATGCTGTTGGTGCTGCTACTGTAGGTATTGCCTGGAGTGAATATTTGAATAAACTACTGGTCGAAGTATTACATACCTCACCCATACCCTACGAGTGGTGCCACTCACCTTTCCAATCGCATCCTGATGGTACCGTAAATGGAATCATGAACCTTCCTGCTTTGTTTATTGTAGGTTTGTTAAGTTTACTTTTAATTAAAGGAACATCAGAATCTGCTTTTGTAAACGGTTTAATCGTAATTACCAAAGTGGGTATCGTGATCTTAATTATTGTTTTAGGATGGGGTTTTATAAACGAATCTAATCACCATCCATATATTCCAGCTGCTACAACTTATGTAGATCATGCAGGTATTAGCCATAGCTTTGGAGGTTTCTGGGGTGTTATTGGCGCTGCCGGAACGGTGTTCTTCGCCTTTATCGGTTTTGATGCCGTAAGTACTGCCGCTCAGGAAACTAAAAACCCTAAAACTGCAATGCCAATTGGTATTTTAGGATCATTAGCCGTTTGTACGGTATTATATATCTTATTCGCACACGTTTTAACAGGAATTGCACCAGTTGAGTTTTTCAGAACCAAAGGTGGTGAAGCATCTGTAGTAGCTGCAATCAGCGAATACATGACCGGATATTCATGGTTATCTAAATTAGTAACCGTAGCTATTCTAGCAGGTTTCTCTTCTGTAATTCTGGTAATGTTATTGGGCCAAAGCCGTGTATTTTATTCAATGAGTAAAGATGGTTTATTGCCTAAAATGTTCAGTGATTTACACCCGAAATTTAAAACACCTTATAAAGCAAACTTAGTGATCCTGATTATTGTAGGTTTATTTGCTGCATTTATCCCTGGTGACGTTGTTGGTGATATGACCAGTATCGGTACGTTATTTGCATTTATGCTGGTTTGTGTGGCGGTAATTATCTTAAGAAAAACTGATCCGGATCTTCCTCGTCAGTTTAAAACACCTTGGGTACCTTTAATTCCAATTTTGGGTGTTGTTGCCTGTGGTTTAATGATCCTTGGTTTAGGCTGGACAAACTGGTTAAGGTTATTTGGCTGGTTAGCACTAGGATTTATCATTTACTTCGGATACAGTAAAAAGAATTCACATTTGAAAGACGTTAAATAAGTTATATTTTCAAAAAAATAAAAGCCCCGGCCAAAAGTCGGGGCTTTTTTATGTTAAATAATTGTTAATAAAGCTACCTTTGCAAAAAATTGATAACATGTGCCGCAATTCTGCCAAAATTAAAAGCGTTTATTTCTCCTTAACCATTGTTTTACTATTCATTTCCGCTACAGGATATGCTCAAAGAACAATTAATGATGTAATGGATTCTACCACGGTAAACCATTTGCTCATTATTTCGAAGAAATATGGATCCTTATCTTTTAGTGGCTATTTACAACCACAGTTTCAATTGGCGCAATCGAACGGCACTCAGGCAGAATATCAGGGTGGTAACTTTGGCGAGTATACCAATAATCGGTTTAGGTTAAGAAGAGGGCGTTTAAGAGCAGATTATATGATGTTAACCGATGATGGAAGTCCTTCTACCTATTTTGTGCTTCAGTTTGACGGAACAGAACAGGGCGTAGCCATTCGGGATTTCTGGGGACGTTACTATGAGAATAAATGGAAAATACTGGCAGTAACTTTAGGGCTTTCAGGACGCCCGTTTGGGAATGAATTGCAATTATCTTCTTCAGTAAGGGAAGCGCCAGAGCGTGGCCGGATGTCGCAGATTTTAATGAAAACAGAACGTGATCTGGGAGTTACCTTTACTTTAAATCCACGGTGGAAAAACGCCAGATTGAAAAATTTTGTTTTCGATTTTGGTATTTACAACGGACAGGGACTAGCCGGTAGCGGAGAATTTGATAACAGTAAAGATTTTATCTTCAGGTTAAGCCACAAAACCTATGCCTTTAAAAACTTTACTATAGCTGGTGGCATCAGTACTTTACAGGGTGGCTTAAATCACCGTTTGCCCGTAAGTTATAAAATGGATAGAATCAACGATCAATGGAAAATGGTTAAGGATTCGTCAACTTCAACGATCAATAAGGTTGCCCCACGGAGGTATTATGGTGCCGATATCCAGCTTGCTACCAAAACGAAGAGCTGGAAATCGGAGTTAAGGGCAGAAGTGGTATCAGGTTTGCAAACAGGCACTTCAACCACATCAACTACACCGGGCTCCTATCCTGTTGATAGTAAATCAATAGCGCTACCATATTATACCCGTACCTTTAATGGTGCCTATCTTACCTTTGTACAAACCTTAAATAGTACCGACAATCAGCTGATTTTAAAATACGACTGGTATGACCCGAATTCAAAGGTAAAAGGACTTGATATATCCAGCGCCCAGGGACTTTCTCCGGCCGATGTCCGTTTTGATACTTTTGGCTTTGGTTTCCTACATCACTTTAACCCACATTTTAAAGCGGTGCTTTATTACGATATCATTAAAAATGAATCGACCCAAATTCAGGGCTACACCACTGATAGAAAAGACAATGTACTCACCTTAAGAACACAATTCTATTTCTAATAAATAATTGCACAATTGAGGAATTGATACAAATTCCGCTACCTTTGCTTAAAATTGTCCCGCTATGAAATTCGATTTTATGACGTTCAACTTAAGCCAGATCCTGTCTACAACGATGGTGCTCTTTGCTATTATCGATATTTTGGGAGCCATTCCAGTTGTGATCGAGCTACGCAGAAAAGCCGGGCATATCGAATCAGAAAAAGCATCCCTTGTGGCTGCAGGTTTAATGATCCTCTTTTTGTTTGTTGGGGAGTCGCTGTTAAAAGTAATCGGACTAGATGTAGAATCTTTCGCCATTGCGGGTTCATTTGTGATCTTTTTTATTGCGATGGAAATGGTACTGGGATTAACCATTTTCAAGGAAGAAGCGCCTGAAACCGTATCTATTGTTCCATTGGCCTTTCCTTTAATTGCAGGAGCGGGTACAATGACCACTTTACTCTCCTTAAAAACAGAATACCATACCCAGAATATCTTAGTGGGCATTATACTCAATATGTTGTTTGTTTACTTTGTATTGAAAAACACCAACAGGCTGGAAAAACTTTTCGGAAAATCAGGCTTAAATATCTTACGCAAAGCCTTTGGCGTAATTTTATTGGCTATCGCGATTAAATTGTTCAGGAATAATACGGGGCTTTAAGGATGGAGGAGATGAGATGGAAAATGGAAGATGTAGCTTCGTTTTTTACATTAGCTGTAATGACGATCACGCTGTTAAATGACAATGCTTCAATCAATTTGTAACAATAATTGCGTATATTCATCTAACAATAAAGCTCAATATAATGAACAGCTTTGAAGAATATACCTTAATTATTGGAGCCATAGCCGTTTTAATCGAAGCGGTAAAATACTTCAAAAAGAATTTCAAATCCTGGTTTGAACATACGTAGCGTGGGTCGTCATCTCGACTGAAGCGCAGCGAAATGGAGAGATCTATCGGGTTAGATTTAGCTTCGCTGAGCCTTAGATTTCTCGACTGCGTTGCACTTCGCTCGAAATGACGGTATTTCGAAGAAAAATTAATCGAACTTAGTTTAAACACCCCGATC
This genomic interval carries:
- a CDS encoding amino acid transporter, with amino-acid sequence MKIEKEDGPSKRKLSLFDATMLVMGSMIGSGIFIVSADIMRNLGSGYWLIVVWVITGVMTVAAAISYGELSSMFPKAGGQYTYLKEIFGKMMGFLYGWGLFTVIQTGTIAAVAVAFGKFTAYLIPALNDAAPIFQSGGYKITWIQILAIGVILLLTYINTKGVESGKILQNIFTGSKIVALIGLIILGFFLVKNSFWAENLGFGSSAFNNLKTDASGNFLKSGWESISGMTIMGGIAAAMVGSVFSSVAWENVTFVSGEIENPKKNVVRSMVLGTSAVMILYLLVNFIYLNTLNRDSIAFALNDRVAVAASEQIFGSGIGTIVIALLVMISTFGCVNGIVLAGARVFQTMAKDGMFFKAALKNNKNGVPEKSLWMQGIWASALCLSGQYGNLLDMISFVIVLFYMITVFGVIYLRIKQPKLERPYKTWLYPITPIIYLLIGAAFCILLLIYKQQYTWPGLVIVLLGVPVYFFINKKEQLD
- a CDS encoding sodium-translocating pyrophosphatase — translated: MDFLQNNLIYCIPALGLVGIIVMMIKSAWVNKQDAGDKNMQELAGYIADGAMAFLKAEWRVLSIFAVFTAALLAYSGTITEIKGVPMHSSWIISISFIIGAVFSATAGYIGMKSATKANVRTTQAARTSLKQALKVSFTGGTVMGLGVAGLAVLGLGGLFIVFLKHFNVVSVNSVEMKTAIEVLTGFSLGAESIALFARVGGGIYTKAADVGADLVGKVEAGIPEDDVRNPATIADNVGDNVGDVAGMGADLFGSYVATILATMVLGQEIDVKDNFGGMSPILLPMVICGLGIIFSIIGTWFVTIKDEKSNVQTALNLGNWSSILITAVASFFIVKWMLPETLNLRGYEFSSINVFYAIIVGLVVGTIMSLVTEYFTAMGKGPVNSIIQQSSTGHATNIIAGLAVGMKSTVIPILVLAGGIMLSYHFAGLYGVAIAAAGMMATTAMQLAIDAFGPIADNAGGIAEMSQLPPEVRERTDNLDAVGNTTAATGKGFAIASAALTSLALFAAFVGIAGITAIDIYKAPVLAGLFVGGMIPFIFSALCIQAVGKAAMDMVQEVRRQFREIPGIMEYKAKPEYEKCVAISTKASIREMMMPGAIALITPIIVGFTFGPEVLGGLLAGVTVTGVLMGIFQSNAGGAWDNAKKSFEQGVMINGEMHYKKSEPHKASVTGDTVGDPFKDTSGPSMNILIKLMSIVSLVIAPYIAVKAIAGEHKLEVRKEIRIEQKTDSLGHNIADTLINTTDTLSR
- a CDS encoding amino acid permease, whose product is MGLFTKKPMHLLLEEAGDSGKGLKRTLSAGALVALGVGAIIGAGLFVRTAAAAAQNAGPSVTIGFIIAAIGCALAGLCYAELSSSIPISGSAYTYTYATMGELMAWVIGWDLVLEYAVGAATVGIAWSEYLNKLLVEVLHTSPIPYEWCHSPFQSHPDGTVNGIMNLPALFIVGLLSLLLIKGTSESAFVNGLIVITKVGIVILIIVLGWGFINESNHHPYIPAATTYVDHAGISHSFGGFWGVIGAAGTVFFAFIGFDAVSTAAQETKNPKTAMPIGILGSLAVCTVLYILFAHVLTGIAPVEFFRTKGGEASVVAAISEYMTGYSWLSKLVTVAILAGFSSVILVMLLGQSRVFYSMSKDGLLPKMFSDLHPKFKTPYKANLVILIIVGLFAAFIPGDVVGDMTSIGTLFAFMLVCVAVIILRKTDPDLPRQFKTPWVPLIPILGVVACGLMILGLGWTNWLRLFGWLALGFIIYFGYSKKNSHLKDVK
- a CDS encoding porin; protein product: MCRNSAKIKSVYFSLTIVLLFISATGYAQRTINDVMDSTTVNHLLIISKKYGSLSFSGYLQPQFQLAQSNGTQAEYQGGNFGEYTNNRFRLRRGRLRADYMMLTDDGSPSTYFVLQFDGTEQGVAIRDFWGRYYENKWKILAVTLGLSGRPFGNELQLSSSVREAPERGRMSQILMKTERDLGVTFTLNPRWKNARLKNFVFDFGIYNGQGLAGSGEFDNSKDFIFRLSHKTYAFKNFTIAGGISTLQGGLNHRLPVSYKMDRINDQWKMVKDSSTSTINKVAPRRYYGADIQLATKTKSWKSELRAEVVSGLQTGTSTTSTTPGSYPVDSKSIALPYYTRTFNGAYLTFVQTLNSTDNQLILKYDWYDPNSKVKGLDISSAQGLSPADVRFDTFGFGFLHHFNPHFKAVLYYDIIKNESTQIQGYTTDRKDNVLTLRTQFYF